TATAAGCATTTCACGATCCTCGCCCTAAAGGGGTGGGGCTTTCAGTTGTAAGGGAGCCCTCGAGGCTCTAGTTGCTGGTTTAATACAGCTTTTCATAGGCCTGCCCCTAGCGATATTTGCGATAACACTTGCACAGAACGCTGTATATAGATTTATGGTTGCTAGGTTAGCCGGTAAGGTTGAGGCACCATCTATAGCTGAGGAGCTGAGCAGGGGTAACATTGCTATAGCTGCGATGCTCTTTGGAGCATTTTTCGCAACATCAACCGTTATAAGCCAGTCGATAGGGTTCCTAGCACAGCCGATAGCCCAGGCCCTTGGGATAGCGATTAGTGGTTAGAATATCCAGTGGCGCTCTAATAATGCTTTATCACTATATTTCTTTGATGCTCCATGGTTGCTGGTAAAGAGGCTGGGGATCTAAAGGCTGGGATAAGGGCTAGGATCTGGAGGCTTCTTGAGGAGAAGGGTGTTTCAAGGCCTCCAAAGCCTATCTATGGGAGGATACCTAACTTCGATGGTGCCGAGCTAGCGTGTGAGAGGGCCTCGGAGCTTCCTGAGTTTCGCAGAGCCTCTGTGGTTAAGATCAACCCTGATTCTCCTCAGATGAGGTCTAGATATATAGCGCTTGCTATGGGTAAGATGGTGGTTATGCCTACTCCGAGGCTTAGGGAGGGGTTCCTAATACTGGATCCAAGATCTATACCTAGGAATAGGATCTCAGAGGCATCGACGATAAGGGGATCCTTTATATGGGGTTCGAAGGCATCGATCAAAGAGATGCCGAAGGTAGATCTACTTATAGTCGGCTCAGTAGCTGTGAACACTAAAGGGGCGAGGGTTGGGAAGGGAGGGGGCTACGCTGATCTTGAATATGGTATATTGAGAGAGCTGGGGCTTGTCGACGAGGACACACCTGTTATCACAACGGTCCACGACCTACAGATCATAGACCAGGAGATACCGATGGAGGAGCACGACCTACCGGTGGATATAATAGTAACACCCACT
Above is a genomic segment from Sulfolobales archaeon containing:
- a CDS encoding 5-formyltetrahydrofolate cyclo-ligase, with the protein product MVAGKEAGDLKAGIRARIWRLLEEKGVSRPPKPIYGRIPNFDGAELACERASELPEFRRASVVKINPDSPQMRSRYIALAMGKMVVMPTPRLREGFLILDPRSIPRNRISEASTIRGSFIWGSKASIKEMPKVDLLIVGSVAVNTKGARVGKGGGYADLEYGILRELGLVDEDTPVITTVHDLQIIDQEIPMEEHDLPVDIIVTPTRIIRVERAYRKPKGIYWERIGEEKLREIPILAEILGERVKHGKKYRP